The nucleotide sequence CCAACTTCTCTATAAGTGCTTTCGCACTTTATCCACTGCTACGGATTCTTACTTATCCAGCCTTTCTAGTGTCACAGCCTTACTCATCTCGCTGCAGTGTGCTCAGCAGAAATTCGTAGTTGAAATTCAAGTAAGCTCCAAAGGAAAACTCGACTTGCTTGTTTTGCAGATCATAGAAGGGTTCGAAACGGCTAGTCAACGTTACGTTCCCAGGTAGTTTAAAGTCACTGAAGAACCGGAGGATTAGCAGTTGTCGGTTGCGCTCCGTGTAGCCGGGGTTATTGACGGTGCTGGAAATGGACTGGTAAAGCAGCCCGCCTTGAGGCGCCACAAACCCGTTGCCCGACCAGTAGCTGATCATCACATTGGAAAGCCGCGTGTTGATGCCGCCATTGAGGTACAAGCCAGTACCACGGTTGAAGGGCAGTACTTCCTCGAAGGAATAGTCGGTGTAACGCGTGACGTAGCCATCGAAAGACAACGCCCGTACGAACCCAGTACCAGCACCCAACTTACGCCGCACCCGCACACCGGTGGCAAAGTTGAACAGCGTTTGCAGTGGCGTAGCAATGGTATCTAATTGTCCGCCACGGTGGATTGCTAAAAACTGCATAGGCACCACGCCCAAGCGCCAGCCTGCTGAATCCTGATAGGCCGTAAACTCAGAAGTAAGACCACCTGCTACTTCTTCCTGAAAGTTGCTGAACCGATACTGCTGCCGCTGCCAGTCAACCCAGGCGTCTAGCTGCAGGCGGTTGGTTTGCAACTTATACTGCATGCCCTCTTCTAATCTGTTGAGCATTACCCGTTCAAAGTCGAAGAGCGGCTCTATATATCCATGGTGCAGATTCCCCTCAATATTGCCGAATAGCAGGCTGTGGGGGCCGTTTTGATACTTGGCGGTGAACAGGGGACGCACTTGCCGCAGACGGGGCGTGCCGTAGTCTTTGTAGAGAAAGATACCAGCCTCCAACCGCAGATTAGCGCCCGGAAAATAAACCAGACGGGGGGCAAGTTGCGTACCGTAGAGTGTCTTGCCTTCGTTTATCTTATTGAAGTACTCGTTGTCTTTCGAAAACAAAAAGCCTTGTACAGCCAAACGAAGCTGCCCAGTGTACTCTGGTTTGATGGGCAGGGGGTGTAAAAAAGCTTGATTATTCAGTTGGCCCCAAGCCAGGTTCGTTCCACTCAAATAGCCTACCAACGTCAGTATCAAGACGGTAGAAAACGACCTTTTTCCTAAAATTTTTAGCACAGAAAAATTTCCCTAAATTCAACGAAAATTTTTAGCATTGCGGGGACAAAATATAGGCTAGCGGCGTTACCACTAGCCTGCCCCAACAGAGTAGCTTGGCACATTGCGAAGCCACTTCTAGGTTGCGCAGGCAACCCAAAACGCCTACATTCACCAAACCTAAGCATTTCCCCCAAACCCTATTCTAATGGCTGCTACTACTGACAAAGCCGAGAAAGCTGACAAGGTTGTCAATCAACAGACTGAGAAATTGAAAGCCCTCCAGCTCACGCTGGACAAGCTGGACAAGAACTACGGCAAAGGAACGGTCATGAAGTTGAGCGACAACAAAGTTGTCGACATTCCGGCCATCAGCACCGGCTCACTGGGCCTCGACATTGCGCTGGGCATCGGGGGTCTGCCCCGCGGCCGTGTAGTCGAGATTTACGGTCCGGAATCTTCAGGTAAAACTACACTGACTCTGCACTGCATTGCCGAAGCGCAAAAGAAAGGCGGCATGGCTGCTTTCATTGACGCCGAGCACGCCTTCGACCGGAGCTACGCTGAGAAGCTGGGCATCGACACCGAGAACCTGCTTATTGCGCAACCCGACAACGGTGAGCAAGCTCTAGAAATCGCCGACCAGCTGATTTCTTCGGGCGCTATCGACATCATTGTTATTGACTCCGTTGCGGCCCTTGTACCGAAAGGCGAACTCGAAGGTGACATGGGCGACTCGAAAGTGGGTTTGCACGCTCGTCTGATGAGCCAAGCCCTCCGGAAGTTAACAGGTACCATCAACAAGACCGGCTGCTGCTGCATCTTCATCAACCAGCTCCGCGAGAAAATCGGGGTGATGTTCGGCTCGCCTGAAACTACTACGGGTGGTAACGCCCTCAAATTCTACGCTTCCGTCCGCCTCGACATCCGTCGTATCGGCCAGATCAAGGAAGACAAAGACAACGTAACTGGTAACCGCACCAAAGTGAAGGTGGTGAAGAACAAAGTAGCACCACCGTTCAAAGTGGTAGAGTTCGACATCATCTACGGTGAGGGTATCTCCAAAGTAGGTGAAATCCTTGACCTTGGGGTTGACATGGGCATTATTGCCAAGTCGGGCTCCTGGTTCTCCTACAATGGCGACCGTCTGGGCCAAGGCCGTGAAGGCGTGAAAACCATCCTCCAAGACAACCCAGAGCTAGCCGACAAAATCGAGGCGCAGATCCGGAACTTGGTGAAAGGTGAGCCTGAAATAGCACTAGCGGCTATTCCAGTTGACACCACCGTTGACGACGACGACACGCTGTAAGCGTCGTTGGTAACTTGAAAACGAAAAAAGCGCTGTTGGTAATTCAACAGCGCTTTTTTCGTTTTAGGACCAAGACTTAGTTTCTTTCGTAAGTTGAGTCCTTTCGGCTTGTTCGGTGCCTCAAGAAGAGTGTCTCACCCCGTTCATACATTGCTGTATATTTGCTGGCACCTCTTTTGTCTGAGACATCAGGAACCTCTTTTTTCCTGTTAGCTATTTTATGAATCGTTGTTGGCTATCGACTTTTCTTCTTGCGTTGCCCTTGGCCGCGCTACTGGCATTCCAGCCTTCCGATGAGGTACGGTCGGTTCCGAATACCAGTATCGCAAAAGGAGAAATAATGCAATACAAAGTGCACTACGGCCTTATTAATGCCGCAGAGGCCACTATTGAAGTTGATGGCAATCTGCACCGCGTAAATGAGCGCCCTTGTTTCAAGGCATCTGTCACGGGCCGTACTACAGGCTCTTTCGACGTGTTTTTGCGTATTCGTGACACGTGGCGCACCTACATTGATACCACGACCATATTGCCGCAGCGTTTCTTCCGCAACATCGAGGAAAACAACTACCGCCGCCGCGAAACAGTGGACTTCGACCACATCAAGCACATGGCTGCTGTGGAGCGGCATGGCAAAGACAAAAACAAGGTGAAGCGTGGCACCTACAAAGTCCCTAACAATGTGCAAGACATAGTCAGCGGCTTCTATTACCTGCGTACCCTCAGCTACGACCAGCGCCGTATTGGCGAGGTTATTCGAGTACAAGGCTTCTTCGATGAGGATGTATTTTCCATGGACGTCATCTACAAAGGCCGCGAAACGGTGGAAACCAAAGCAGGCACCATTCGGGCTATCAAGCTGGTACCAAAGATGCCTAGCAACAAGCTTTTTAAAGGCGAGAATGCCATATCGGTGTATCTCTCCGACGACCGGAACAAGATTCCGGTTTTGATTCAGGCTGAAATGTTCGTGGGAGCCGTTAAGGTGGATATGTACAAGTATCAAGGCTTGAAATCCCGCCTCAACCTGGTGGCTCACAACTAACAACATGCGGCGGCTCCAACTTGGAGCCGCTTTTTTTATGGCTTCTTCGCGTTGTTTTGTGGTTCGGGTCTAGGCACTCTTCTTACTCTCTCCTAGATCAGGTTTCTGAACGAACCGAGGGTTAACGAAAACGTAACACGCCGGACACAAACGCGGCGGTACTTTTGTCTTCGCGCATTCATTCTTACCAAACACCCCGTACTGTGCAAGCACCCGCTAATCCTAATGCGTACAAGGTCCTGGTGGTCGATGATGACCCCGACATCGTGGAGCTATTGGAGTACAACCTGCGCAAGGAAGGCTACTCTGTTTCCTCGGCTCCTGACGGACGCCGAGCCCTGGAAGTCGCCCCTCAGTTTGCTCCGGACATTATTCTGCTTGATGTGATGATGCCCCATTTAGATGGCATTGCCACCTGCCGCCATCTCCGTGAGTTGCCTAAGTTCAAAGACACGTATATCATTTTCCTGACGGCCCGCGCCGAGGAGTTTTCGGAAGTAGCTGCCTTCGAGGCTGGCGCCGACGACTTCATTGCCAAGCCCATCAAGCCTCGTGCCTTGCTTAGCCGCCTCGCAGCCTTCGTCCGCCGCGACCGGGACCCGCAATCCGTGCAAGACACTATCGAAATAAACGGCCTTAAAATAGACCGGACTGGGTTTTCGGTGTATCAGGAAGGACGCAAAATCACGCTACCTAAGAAGGAGTTTGAGCTGCTAGCTTTCTTGGCCGCTACCCCACACAAAGTATTTGGCCGCGAGGAACTGCTCCAAAACATCTGGGGCAACGATGTATTTGTGTTGGCTCGCACAGTTGACGTGCACGTGCGCAAAGTGCGCGAGAAGGTTGGTGACCACCACATCCAAACGATTAAGGGGGTAGGCTACAAGTTCAACACCGACTAACGTCTAGCGCTGGCAGTCTACGTTACACAATGCCCCTCATGCATCAACATTGCCGGTATCAAGTACCGCTGCAACGATGTGTGAGGGGTCTTTGCGTGTTATGCGGGCAGTGCTGCTGTCATCCGTACTTCATCATTTATATTTAACGTTGAATTAACGCTTGTGCTTGGTTTGAATATCTCTTCGCGCATCATTGCCGTCATTTTATCGCTGCTGGTTGCTGTTGTGCTTACCACGTTGGCATGGGTAGGACCAACTATGGAACTACGGCAAGGCGTA is from Hymenobacter tibetensis and encodes:
- a CDS encoding DUF3108 domain-containing protein — protein: MQYKVHYGLINAAEATIEVDGNLHRVNERPCFKASVTGRTTGSFDVFLRIRDTWRTYIDTTTILPQRFFRNIEENNYRRRETVDFDHIKHMAAVERHGKDKNKVKRGTYKVPNNVQDIVSGFYYLRTLSYDQRRIGEVIRVQGFFDEDVFSMDVIYKGRETVETKAGTIRAIKLVPKMPSNKLFKGENAISVYLSDDRNKIPVLIQAEMFVGAVKVDMYKYQGLKSRLNLVAHN
- the recA gene encoding recombinase RecA, which encodes MAATTDKAEKADKVVNQQTEKLKALQLTLDKLDKNYGKGTVMKLSDNKVVDIPAISTGSLGLDIALGIGGLPRGRVVEIYGPESSGKTTLTLHCIAEAQKKGGMAAFIDAEHAFDRSYAEKLGIDTENLLIAQPDNGEQALEIADQLISSGAIDIIVIDSVAALVPKGELEGDMGDSKVGLHARLMSQALRKLTGTINKTGCCCIFINQLREKIGVMFGSPETTTGGNALKFYASVRLDIRRIGQIKEDKDNVTGNRTKVKVVKNKVAPPFKVVEFDIIYGEGISKVGEILDLGVDMGIIAKSGSWFSYNGDRLGQGREGVKTILQDNPELADKIEAQIRNLVKGEPEIALAAIPVDTTVDDDDTL
- a CDS encoding response regulator transcription factor; protein product: MQAPANPNAYKVLVVDDDPDIVELLEYNLRKEGYSVSSAPDGRRALEVAPQFAPDIILLDVMMPHLDGIATCRHLRELPKFKDTYIIFLTARAEEFSEVAAFEAGADDFIAKPIKPRALLSRLAAFVRRDRDPQSVQDTIEINGLKIDRTGFSVYQEGRKITLPKKEFELLAFLAATPHKVFGREELLQNIWGNDVFVLARTVDVHVRKVREKVGDHHIQTIKGVGYKFNTD